In one window of Desulforhabdus amnigena DNA:
- a CDS encoding Na+/H+ antiporter subunit D — MKLLLLFPILVPFLTAIASLLAWEHRHAQRFLNVAGASALLAAAVCLFSSVWENGIHAIQLGNWPAPFGITLVADLFSASMVVLAGLVGLAVSVYSLAGMDPGRENFGYYPLLHVLLMGVCGAFLTGDIFNLYVWFEVMLIASFVLLGLGGERAQLEGTIKYVTLNLISSALFLAAIGILYGVAGTLNMADLAMHCDIIIKSGLMTAIAMLFLVAFGIKAAIFPLFFWLPASYHTPPAPVSAIFAGLLTKVGVYALIRVFTLLFVHHVQYTHSLIVILAGLTMITGVLGAAAQMQFRRILSFHIISQIGYMILGLGLFTPLALAGSIFYIAHHIIVKTNLFLVSGVVHRLRGSYELKALGGLYISHPFLAFLFLVPALSLAGIPPLSGFWGKFILAKAGLQIKEYFIVTVALFVGLLTLFSMIKIWSEVFWKESPPADHDPGEISRPISRGSLFAFLSPIAFLASLTLLIGLAPEPVISFASRAAEQLLNPEEYIRTVLGGPI, encoded by the coding sequence GGGAGCATCGCCATGCACAGCGATTCCTCAACGTCGCGGGTGCATCGGCTTTGTTGGCGGCGGCTGTTTGCCTTTTTTCCTCCGTATGGGAAAATGGCATCCATGCCATCCAGCTGGGAAACTGGCCCGCTCCTTTCGGAATCACTCTGGTCGCGGACCTGTTCAGCGCATCCATGGTGGTGTTGGCCGGTCTGGTCGGCCTTGCGGTCTCCGTCTATTCCCTGGCGGGCATGGACCCTGGGAGGGAAAATTTCGGTTATTATCCTCTGCTGCATGTATTGCTCATGGGGGTATGCGGCGCATTTCTGACGGGCGATATTTTCAACCTGTATGTCTGGTTCGAGGTGATGTTGATCGCTTCGTTCGTCCTGCTCGGGTTGGGTGGCGAGCGGGCTCAATTGGAAGGCACCATAAAATATGTCACGCTCAATCTCATTTCTTCCGCCCTCTTTCTGGCGGCCATAGGCATTCTGTACGGCGTGGCGGGAACTTTGAACATGGCCGACCTGGCCATGCATTGCGATATCATCATAAAATCGGGATTAATGACCGCCATAGCGATGCTGTTTCTGGTGGCATTCGGCATCAAAGCGGCGATTTTCCCTCTCTTCTTTTGGCTGCCCGCGTCCTATCACACTCCGCCCGCTCCGGTATCGGCCATCTTCGCAGGATTGCTCACCAAGGTGGGCGTATATGCGCTCATCCGCGTCTTCACATTGCTTTTCGTCCACCATGTGCAATACACCCATTCTCTCATCGTCATTCTGGCCGGGCTCACCATGATCACGGGAGTGCTCGGAGCGGCTGCGCAGATGCAGTTTCGCCGTATTCTGTCCTTTCATATCATCAGTCAGATCGGCTATATGATCCTTGGGCTGGGATTGTTCACCCCCCTGGCTCTTGCAGGATCCATTTTTTATATTGCCCATCACATCATCGTGAAAACAAACCTTTTCCTGGTGAGCGGCGTCGTTCATCGACTTCGGGGTTCCTACGAATTGAAGGCCCTGGGAGGACTTTACATTTCTCATCCCTTTCTGGCATTCCTGTTCCTGGTTCCCGCCCTGTCTCTTGCCGGAATTCCTCCCCTTTCCGGTTTCTGGGGGAAGTTCATTCTGGCCAAGGCGGGTCTGCAAATCAAAGAGTATTTCATCGTGACCGTCGCACTTTTTGTGGGCCTCTTGACTCTGTTTTCTATGATCAAGATCTGGTCCGAGGTATTCTGGAAGGAATCCCCCCCGGCAGATCATGATCCCGGAGAAATTTCACGTCCTATCTCCCGAGGCAGTCTTTTCGCTTTCCTTTCACCCATCGCCTTCCTGGCATCACTGACATTGCTCATCGGGTTGGCTCCAGAACCGGTGATTTCCTTTGCAAGTCGTGCTGCAGAACAGTTATTGAATCCCGAGGAATACATTCGAACCGTACTGGGAGGTCCTATATGA
- a CDS encoding monovalent cation/H+ antiporter complex subunit F — translation MNMQGLTLIIVVSLLSLAFVFAFIRMVCGPSLPDRVVALDLMSTVAIGIIGIYAIATGEPVFLDVAIILALVAFLGTIAFSYYLIRISHRENAEER, via the coding sequence ATGAACATGCAGGGCCTTACCTTGATCATTGTAGTATCCCTCCTGAGCCTGGCTTTTGTCTTTGCTTTCATTCGCATGGTGTGCGGACCGAGCCTTCCGGACCGTGTGGTCGCCCTCGACCTGATGTCCACAGTGGCAATCGGCATCATTGGGATCTATGCAATCGCAACCGGTGAGCCGGTTTTTTTGGACGTAGCGATCATCCTGGCGCTTGTCGCCTTTTTGGGAACAATCGCCTTTTCATATTACCTGATCAGGATTTCCCACCGTGAAAATGCTGAGGAAAGATGA
- a CDS encoding Na+/H+ antiporter subunit E, giving the protein MKAFLSNILLAFTWVAVTGLFEPINFIIGFALAYVILWMIQRSTAPSNYFSKVYQVLSFSLFFGRELVKANLRVAHDIVTPYHHMRPGVVDIPLDVQTDEEITLLANLITLTPGTLSLDVSTDRKVLYIHAMYIDHVEEFRRSIKEGLERRVMEVLR; this is encoded by the coding sequence ATGAAGGCATTCCTTTCAAACATCCTGCTTGCGTTCACCTGGGTTGCAGTCACCGGATTGTTCGAACCCATAAACTTCATCATAGGCTTTGCTCTGGCTTATGTGATCCTTTGGATGATCCAAAGGTCTACGGCGCCTTCCAACTACTTCTCAAAAGTCTATCAAGTCCTCTCTTTCAGCCTCTTCTTCGGGCGGGAGTTGGTCAAAGCGAACCTGCGTGTGGCTCACGACATCGTAACCCCCTATCACCACATGCGACCCGGCGTAGTCGATATTCCCCTGGATGTTCAAACAGATGAGGAGATCACCCTGCTCGCGAACCTGATCACCCTCACTCCCGGCACGTTGAGTCTGGACGTATCGACGGACCGGAAGGTGCTCTACATCCATGCTATGTACATAGATCATGTCGAAGAGTTCAGGCGGAGCATCAAGGAAGGTCTCGAGCGCCGGGTAATGGAGGTCCTTCGATGA